The Brachyspira aalborgi genome has a segment encoding these proteins:
- a CDS encoding DUF2764 family protein, translated as MGSYYYLISGLPEVKLSDSKAKYDINEITQNILSNLSDKDIKLFNYFIYQNDNKNLVNAIALSKGLFSPYSVHLEPSIFSKEEIQKYANLSNLPNYMVKFLEDNKNTEWENIRHIENSLLSLYYEEMIQTGNAFIREYALFMRNLKNILAALNGKALGFSGDEISKELIGDYPLISALTKSSAADFGLGREIPYINNIIDTFNSSDKADPYNLENVECSLVNGFLDRLTSIKSFTTDNLFAYYINLTYAVSINGRNEEEGKKHLQTLVNSLKSEASAM; from the coding sequence ATGGGTTCATATTATTATCTTATATCTGGCTTGCCTGAAGTTAAACTTTCAGATTCAAAGGCTAAATATGATATTAATGAAATTACTCAAAATATATTGTCTAATTTGAGCGATAAAGATATAAAATTATTTAATTATTTTATCTATCAAAATGACAATAAAAATTTGGTAAACGCTATAGCTTTGTCTAAAGGATTATTTAGTCCTTATTCTGTTCATTTAGAGCCTTCGATATTTTCTAAAGAAGAAATTCAAAAGTATGCTAATCTTTCAAATTTGCCTAATTATATGGTTAAATTTTTAGAAGATAATAAAAATACCGAATGGGAAAATATAAGGCATATAGAAAATAGTCTTTTAAGTTTATATTATGAAGAAATGATACAAACAGGAAACGCTTTTATAAGAGAATATGCTTTATTCATGCGAAATTTGAAAAATATATTGGCGGCATTAAATGGAAAGGCTTTAGGATTTAGCGGAGATGAAATTTCAAAAGAATTAATAGGAGATTATCCTTTAATATCCGCGTTGACTAAATCAAGCGCTGCGGATTTTGGATTGGGTAGAGAAATTCCGTATATAAATAATATAATAGATACTTTTAATTCTTCCGATAAAGCCGACCCTTATAATTTAGAAAATGTAGAATGTTCTTTAGTTAATGGATTTTTAGATAGATTGACTTCTATAAAATCATTTACTACGGATAATCTTTTTGCTTATTATATAAATTTAACCTATGCCGTTAGTATTAACGGAAGGAATGAAGAAGAAGGTAAGAAACATTTACAGACGCTTGTAAATTCTTTAAAAAGCGAAGCGTCTGCTATGTAG
- the serB gene encoding phosphoserine phosphatase SerB: MKLAVFDFDSTLMDGETLDIISKETEYYKEIKEITEKGMKGEIDFFESLISRVALLEGMKLKKVNEICESLPIMNGAEETIKELKNKNYKCVCFSGGFKNATSIFVEKLKLDGEFSNIFHTKNNILTGKVGGEMMFSDSKGNMLLALQKLLNIPYNDTLVIGDGANDLSMFKHAKNRVAFCSKEILKKEANIIINEKDLRLLIDKI; this comes from the coding sequence ATGAAATTAGCCGTTTTCGATTTTGACTCCACTCTAATGGACGGAGAGACTTTAGACATAATATCCAAAGAAACCGAATATTATAAAGAAATAAAAGAAATTACAGAAAAAGGAATGAAAGGAGAGATTGATTTTTTTGAAAGTTTAATTTCAAGAGTCGCTTTGCTTGAAGGAATGAAATTAAAAAAAGTAAATGAAATATGCGAATCTCTTCCAATTATGAACGGAGCAGAAGAAACTATAAAAGAATTAAAAAATAAAAATTATAAATGCGTTTGTTTTTCTGGTGGATTTAAAAACGCTACTTCAATATTTGTCGAAAAATTAAAATTAGACGGAGAATTTTCAAATATATTCCATACAAAGAATAATATTCTAACGGGAAAAGTCGGAGGCGAGATGATGTTTTCAGACAGTAAAGGAAATATGCTTTTGGCTTTACAAAAATTGCTTAATATTCCTTATAACGATACTCTTGTTATAGGAGACGGAGCGAACGATTTGAGTATGTTTAAGCATGCGAAAAATAGAGTCGCTTTCTGCTCTAAAGAAATTTTAAAAAAAGAAGCAAATATAATAATAAACGAAAAAGATTTAAGGCTTTTAATAGATAAAATTTAA
- a CDS encoding V-type ATP synthase subunit E, producing MAEDKKLDSLLERVYQDGVEKSNKKAEEIISNAKSEADKILKDAEAKSEEIIKEAERKAEELKKNTITDVRMAGEQSISVLKQKIKELVSASVLEDGLKGAFADTNFLKDLILEVVKKWDVSSGDVAVYFPESKKGDIDSAFEKSIKSAIKNATINFDKKLSNGFRIVPDGGNYQMQFTDEDFVEFFSDFIKAKTEEVVFSK from the coding sequence ATGGCTGAAGATAAAAAACTTGATTCTCTTCTTGAACGCGTATATCAAGATGGCGTTGAGAAGTCTAATAAGAAAGCGGAAGAAATTATTTCAAACGCTAAAAGCGAAGCCGACAAAATATTAAAAGACGCTGAAGCTAAATCGGAAGAAATTATTAAAGAAGCCGAAAGAAAAGCTGAAGAATTGAAAAAAAACACTATAACAGATGTTCGTATGGCGGGCGAGCAATCAATAAGCGTATTAAAGCAAAAAATTAAAGAATTGGTTAGCGCTTCCGTATTGGAAGACGGTTTAAAAGGCGCTTTTGCCGACACTAATTTTTTGAAAGATTTAATTCTTGAAGTTGTAAAAAAATGGGATGTTTCTTCGGGAGATGTTGCCGTTTACTTTCCAGAATCTAAAAAAGGCGATATAGATTCCGCATTTGAAAAATCCATAAAAAGCGCTATTAAAAATGCAACGATTAATTTTGATAAAAAACTTTCTAACGGATTTAGAATCGTGCCAGATGGCGGAAATTATCAAATGCAATTTACAGATGAAGATTTCGTTGAATTTTTCAGCGATTTCATAAAAGCAAAAACGGAAGAAGTAGTTTTTAGTAAGTAA
- the rpmH gene encoding 50S ribosomal protein L34: MKRTYQPSKLRRARKFGFFKRMATKHGRDILKRRRRKGRYRLTAADE, translated from the coding sequence ATGAAACGAACTTATCAGCCAAGTAAGTTACGCCGAGCTAGAAAATTTGGTTTTTTTAAGAGAATGGCAACAAAACATGGAAGAGATATTCTAAAGCGTAGAAGAAGAAAAGGCAGATATAGATTAACTGCCGCTGACGAATAA
- the yidC gene encoding membrane protein insertase YidC, with protein MDNGKRMAIAIGLSAIILFLYMFYQSKTIKTVSTYQNINTNIALNQTNDNEENINTLLNTSSMQKIDYTNSLTNELNEQIKTLENEYVIAKFKNGALFSYELKNYYKQDIPKEATNEIVDMVGQVYQNIYPFTLTFQNLSNSIAVQENLNYNIIETNNETINYIAEAVIENVPVRIKKSFAFGEDPYQLKNTVIIENTSDKDLSIYYSYFLGTGIGPYRTDKNSVREDATKAQYLIKGNGKSKILLTGDIVKENIISRLFGSRGSKTNSMRYNIYEGEDKWVALNNRYFAVISSPPQSNTTFETMTFSRPTTNEYRNDFHLANLVSKHIIKAGNSITDNYSVYMGPKMRRLFAKYYLEESYESIFQESFLGLNLRPLTYILDIMLNYLYNITKNYAWAIILFTLLFKIVTYPLNHASYKSMRRMQLVNPKIERIREQYKDNPEKLNVEIMAIYKKEKINPLGGCLPMLLPFPLLIAFFYLMQSMVELRNTPFLWITDLSSPDKLFVFPSGVPILGGLNFNFFPILMAITSYLSMKLQPSSNAGASGSAATQMKMMTTIFPLMMLLLFYNFASGLALYWTAQNIFAVAQQFITAKLLNKNENNIIEGEKEKKSSKTKNKKKIKK; from the coding sequence ATGGATAATGGAAAAAGAATGGCTATAGCGATTGGACTTTCCGCTATAATATTATTTTTATATATGTTTTATCAATCAAAAACTATTAAAACGGTTTCTACTTATCAAAATATAAATACAAATATCGCTTTAAATCAAACTAACGATAATGAAGAAAATATAAATACGCTTTTAAATACTTCGAGTATGCAAAAAATAGATTATACAAACAGTTTAACAAACGAATTAAATGAACAAATTAAAACTTTAGAAAACGAATATGTTATAGCAAAATTTAAAAACGGCGCTTTATTTTCTTACGAATTAAAAAATTATTATAAACAAGATATTCCTAAAGAAGCCACAAACGAAATAGTAGATATGGTTGGACAAGTTTATCAAAATATTTATCCTTTTACTTTAACTTTTCAAAATCTCTCAAATTCAATAGCCGTCCAAGAAAATTTAAATTATAATATAATTGAAACAAATAACGAAACTATAAATTATATTGCCGAAGCGGTTATAGAAAATGTTCCCGTTAGAATAAAGAAAAGTTTTGCATTCGGAGAAGACCCTTATCAATTAAAAAATACTGTTATTATAGAAAATACGAGCGATAAAGATTTGTCTATTTATTATTCATATTTTTTAGGAACGGGAATCGGACCTTATAGAACGGATAAAAATTCCGTGAGAGAAGACGCTACGAAAGCTCAATATTTAATAAAAGGAAATGGAAAATCAAAAATTCTTTTAACGGGCGATATAGTAAAAGAAAATATAATTTCAAGATTATTTGGTTCAAGAGGCTCAAAAACTAATTCAATGCGATATAATATATACGAAGGCGAAGACAAATGGGTTGCGTTAAATAATAGATATTTTGCGGTTATATCAAGTCCGCCTCAATCTAACACAACTTTTGAAACAATGACATTTTCTCGTCCTACAACTAACGAATACAGAAACGATTTTCATTTGGCAAATTTAGTTTCAAAGCATATTATTAAAGCGGGAAATTCTATTACAGATAATTATTCGGTTTATATGGGACCTAAAATGCGAAGATTATTTGCAAAATATTATCTTGAAGAATCCTACGAATCTATATTTCAAGAGTCTTTTTTGGGACTTAATTTAAGACCTTTAACATATATTTTGGATATTATGCTAAACTATTTATACAACATTACTAAAAATTACGCTTGGGCAATAATATTATTTACTCTTTTATTTAAAATTGTAACCTATCCTTTAAATCATGCTTCTTATAAATCAATGAGAAGGATGCAACTTGTTAATCCGAAAATAGAGAGAATAAGAGAACAATATAAAGATAATCCAGAAAAATTGAATGTGGAAATAATGGCAATTTATAAGAAAGAAAAAATTAATCCTTTGGGCGGATGTTTGCCTATGCTTTTGCCTTTTCCTCTTCTTATAGCTTTTTTCTATTTGATGCAGTCAATGGTAGAATTAAGAAATACGCCTTTTTTATGGATAACGGATTTGTCCTCTCCCGATAAATTATTTGTATTTCCTTCGGGAGTTCCGATATTAGGAGGACTTAATTTTAATTTCTTTCCTATACTTATGGCAATAACGAGCTACTTAAGTATGAAACTTCAGCCGTCTTCAAACGCGGGAGCTTCGGGTTCTGCGGCGACTCAAATGAAAATGATGACGACTATATTTCCGCTTATGATGCTTTTATTGTTTTATAATTTTGCAAGCGGATTAGCGTTATATTGGACGGCTCAAAATATATTTGCCGTAGCTCAACAATTTATTACGGCAAAGTTATTGAATAAAAATGAAAATAATATTATTGAAGGAGAAAAAGAAAAGAAATCAAGCAAAACAAAAAATAAGAAAAAAATAAAAAAATAA
- the serA gene encoding phosphoglycerate dehydrogenase, whose product MKVLITDNINKCVKDIISETAEAVFLPTMSEEEIIKIIGEYDALMVRSQTKVNRNIIEAGKKLKIIGRAGVGVDNIDVNSATEKGIIVVNSPDGNTIAASEHTIALMLAISRNIVPASQSTKEGKWNRDAFTGTELFGKTLGVMGFGRIGRKVVNIALSIGMKVIVYDPFANEEMVNKKGALYETSLDNFLKTLDYLSIHIPKTSDTINIINKENINKMKKGAIIINCSRGGLVNENDLKEALENGQISAAAIDVYENEPKIETCPLIHYNGNNIILTPHLGASTKEAQINVALDVASQIKKVLSGGYTDSAVNIPSLNPEKLEPVKDYMNISENAGEIIGQISKGKIKSFEITAYGELIKLDIEPLEVAILKGALSSIFHDVNYVNAPFLAKQRGIEIKIIKSEAPSSFTSLLKVKMTTDIETNSVSVSLIAKNIARIVKLNDYDVIIKPNEHILIVPHINQVAMVAKVANTLCEENINIGSMNVSQNIKGSDMSIMVIDIDTALSEEMLNKISKIEGVHNPKCIKLNV is encoded by the coding sequence ATGAAAGTATTGATAACAGATAATATAAACAAATGCGTAAAGGATATAATATCCGAAACTGCCGAAGCGGTTTTTCTTCCGACTATGAGCGAAGAGGAGATAATAAAAATAATCGGCGAATATGACGCTTTAATGGTTAGAAGCCAAACTAAAGTAAACCGAAATATAATCGAAGCGGGAAAAAAATTAAAAATAATAGGAAGAGCGGGAGTCGGAGTAGATAATATCGATGTTAATTCTGCAACCGAAAAAGGAATAATTGTAGTAAACTCGCCTGACGGAAACACGATAGCCGCATCGGAGCATACTATCGCTTTAATGCTTGCAATTTCAAGAAATATTGTCCCAGCTTCTCAATCCACTAAAGAAGGAAAATGGAATAGAGACGCTTTCACGGGAACTGAACTTTTTGGAAAAACTTTAGGAGTGATGGGATTTGGAAGAATAGGAAGAAAAGTCGTAAATATCGCTTTGTCAATTGGAATGAAAGTTATAGTTTACGACCCTTTTGCAAATGAGGAAATGGTTAATAAAAAAGGAGCTTTATACGAAACATCTTTAGATAATTTTTTGAAGACTCTTGATTATCTTTCTATTCATATACCGAAAACTTCCGACACGATTAACATAATAAATAAAGAAAATATAAATAAAATGAAAAAAGGCGCTATAATAATCAACTGTTCGAGAGGCGGTTTGGTTAATGAAAACGACTTAAAAGAAGCTTTGGAAAACGGACAAATTTCGGCGGCGGCGATTGATGTTTATGAAAATGAGCCAAAAATTGAAACTTGTCCTTTGATTCATTATAACGGTAATAATATAATTCTAACTCCTCACCTTGGCGCAAGCACTAAAGAAGCCCAAATTAATGTAGCTTTAGATGTCGCTTCTCAAATTAAAAAAGTTTTATCGGGAGGTTATACAGATTCTGCAGTTAATATTCCTTCTCTTAATCCTGAAAAATTAGAGCCTGTTAAAGATTATATGAATATTTCTGAAAATGCAGGCGAGATTATAGGGCAGATATCAAAAGGAAAAATAAAATCGTTTGAAATAACGGCGTATGGAGAGCTTATAAAATTAGATATCGAGCCTTTGGAAGTCGCTATATTGAAAGGCGCTTTATCTTCTATATTTCATGATGTAAATTATGTAAACGCTCCTTTTTTAGCAAAGCAAAGAGGAATTGAAATAAAAATTATAAAATCTGAAGCGCCTTCAAGTTTTACAAGTTTATTAAAAGTTAAAATGACAACCGATATTGAAACTAATAGCGTATCCGTTTCTTTAATAGCGAAAAATATTGCAAGAATAGTAAAATTAAACGATTACGATGTTATAATAAAACCAAACGAGCATATTCTTATAGTTCCGCATATAAATCAAGTCGCTATGGTTGCGAAAGTTGCAAATACTTTATGCGAAGAGAATATTAATATAGGCTCAATGAATGTTTCGCAAAATATTAAAGGAAGCGATATGTCAATAATGGTTATAGATATCGACACGGCTTTAAGCGAAGAGATGTTAAATAAAATATCTAAAATAGAAGGAGTTCATAATCCGAAGTGCATTAAATTAAATGTATAA
- the rnpA gene encoding ribonuclease P protein component has product MNRNNKLLTNDFGNFVNKVSSKIYYKERLKKRNDIVVFFENKADLRKSVNYFYTILGLKNNRSYSRFAVAVKKNKLNSVKRNRAKRIVREIYRTEKSKIPAGYDYFIIVKKINLYSLEDCKTNLLKLFQRFK; this is encoded by the coding sequence GTGAATAGGAATAATAAATTATTAACAAATGATTTTGGAAATTTTGTTAATAAAGTTTCATCTAAAATATACTATAAAGAAAGATTGAAAAAGAGAAACGATATAGTTGTTTTCTTTGAAAATAAAGCCGATTTAAGAAAATCAGTTAATTACTTCTATACGATTTTAGGATTAAAAAATAATCGTTCCTATTCAAGATTTGCGGTTGCCGTTAAAAAAAATAAATTAAATTCGGTAAAGAGGAATAGAGCAAAGAGAATTGTTAGGGAAATATACAGAACGGAAAAGAGTAAAATTCCAGCGGGATATGATTATTTTATTATAGTAAAGAAAATTAATTTATATTCGCTTGAGGATTGCAAAACTAATTTATTGAAGTTATTTCAGAGGTTTAAATAA
- the hpt gene encoding hypoxanthine phosphoribosyltransferase, with product MNKEKGISKILIDEKQINEKVKELAKRISDDYRKKENAPCLVGLLKGSFIFIADLSRYIDIPIEIDFMIVSSYGNNKIGSEIKILKDIDVQLSGRDVIIVEDIIDTGYTLEKICEVLQIRNIASLKICALLNKPSRRKVNINIDYNGFNIEDEFVVGYGIDYAQKYRNLNYIGVVE from the coding sequence ATGAATAAAGAAAAAGGAATATCTAAAATTTTAATTGATGAAAAGCAAATAAACGAAAAAGTTAAAGAATTGGCAAAAAGAATATCGGACGATTATAGAAAAAAAGAAAATGCTCCTTGTTTGGTAGGTTTGCTTAAAGGCTCTTTTATTTTTATAGCCGATTTATCAAGATATATAGACATTCCAATAGAAATAGATTTTATGATAGTTTCAAGCTACGGAAATAATAAAATAGGTTCTGAAATAAAAATTTTGAAAGATATTGATGTTCAATTATCGGGTAGAGATGTTATCATTGTTGAAGATATTATTGACACAGGTTATACATTAGAAAAAATTTGCGAAGTTTTACAAATTAGAAATATCGCTTCTTTAAAAATATGCGCGTTATTAAATAAACCTTCAAGAAGAAAAGTAAATATAAATATAGATTATAACGGATTTAATATAGAAGATGAATTTGTCGTAGGATACGGAATAGATTACGCTCAAAAATATAGAAACCTCAATTATATTGGAGTAGTTGAATAA
- the metK gene encoding methionine adenosyltransferase codes for MKNYYFSSESVTEGHPDKICDAVSDAVLDECLKQDPHSRVACETLAKTGMLILAGEITTKAKLDYQKIARGVVRRIGYTSSDMGFDADTCAVMESIHEQSPDIDMGVSVGKGLFNKDEGNKSEGAGDQGIMFGYAINETETFMPLTIHLAHRLAERLAKVRKENILDYLRPDGKSQVTIEYKDGKAARIEAVVISTQHAKGIEHKQIEEDIKKHVINEICPKNMLDENTKYYINPTGLFVVGGPMGDCGLTGRKIIVDSYGGHGAHGGGAFSGKDPTKVDRSACYMARYVAKNIVASGIADRALVQFAYAIGVPEPLSVYVNTFGTCKVHDEVLAAIISKQIDLTPAGIIKHLDLRRPIYEKTTAYGHFGREDADFTWEKTDIKHLFENPKK; via the coding sequence ATTAAAAATTATTATTTCTCTTCCGAGTCTGTAACGGAAGGCCATCCTGATAAGATTTGCGATGCCGTAAGCGATGCAGTCTTAGACGAATGTTTAAAACAAGACCCGCATTCGAGAGTCGCATGCGAAACTTTGGCTAAAACGGGCATGCTTATTTTGGCGGGCGAAATCACTACAAAAGCGAAATTGGATTATCAAAAAATCGCAAGAGGAGTGGTTAGACGAATAGGTTACACAAGCAGCGATATGGGATTTGATGCCGATACTTGCGCCGTTATGGAATCTATACATGAACAATCTCCCGATATCGATATGGGAGTAAGCGTAGGAAAAGGCTTATTTAACAAAGACGAAGGCAATAAAAGCGAAGGAGCGGGCGACCAAGGTATAATGTTTGGATACGCTATAAACGAAACGGAAACTTTTATGCCTTTAACGATTCATTTGGCTCATAGACTCGCCGAAAGATTGGCAAAAGTGAGAAAAGAAAATATATTAGATTATTTAAGACCAGACGGAAAGAGTCAGGTTACAATCGAATATAAAGACGGAAAAGCCGCAAGAATAGAAGCGGTTGTAATATCCACTCAACATGCCAAAGGAATAGAGCATAAACAAATAGAGGAAGATATAAAAAAGCATGTTATAAACGAAATATGCCCTAAAAATATGCTCGATGAAAATACAAAATATTATATCAATCCTACGGGTTTATTTGTAGTAGGCGGACCAATGGGCGACTGCGGACTTACAGGCAGAAAAATAATAGTCGATAGCTACGGCGGACATGGAGCGCATGGAGGAGGAGCTTTCAGCGGAAAAGACCCGACAAAAGTGGACAGAAGCGCTTGCTATATGGCGAGATATGTTGCAAAAAATATTGTTGCAAGCGGTATAGCGGACAGAGCTTTAGTGCAATTTGCTTACGCTATCGGAGTTCCAGAACCGCTTTCGGTTTATGTAAACACTTTTGGAACTTGCAAAGTGCATGACGAGGTTTTAGCGGCTATAATCTCAAAACAGATTGATTTAACTCCAGCGGGAATAATAAAGCATCTTGATTTGAGAAGACCAATATACGAAAAAACTACGGCTTATGGACATTTCGGCAGAGAGGACGCCGACTTTACTTGGGAGAAAACGGATATTAAACATTTATTTGAAAATCCGAAAAAATAA
- a CDS encoding nucleoside-diphosphate sugar epimerase/dehydratase → MIKNIIIIGAGDAGKMLAKEILYSKKNKDYNILCFLDDDENKKEICSIKVKGKINDIEKIAKEYKSKNINIDEIIIAIPTLKQKELEKILNSISSVGIKHKIVPGIFEIIRGNFSLKDIRRLEPSDLLGREEIGFDEKEIYDYYKNKVVLVTGGGGSIGSELVRQLITLPVKKAIALEISENAIHSLIMSINLSENKDKFKYIISNVRDYIKIDKTLKEYNPDIIFHAAAYKHLPFMEEYPEEAIKNNILATENIATLSIKNNIKNFVFISTDKAIRPTSLMGASKRICERMIISFSHEQNNTIFKITRFGNVLGSSGSVIPVFESQIKEGKAITVTHPEMVRFFMSIREAARLVIKACALNNGTIFTLDMGKPVKILDLAKNMLKVYGLNENDIPIVFTGIREGEKLFEEILTDDETLIPSQYKKLFIAKDTVKCLTPEERKIMIEEFDFASLYADKEKIKNLMRKYIEEYSG, encoded by the coding sequence ATGATTAAAAATATTATTATTATAGGAGCGGGCGATGCGGGAAAAATGCTTGCTAAAGAAATATTGTATTCTAAAAAAAATAAAGATTATAATATTCTATGCTTTTTGGACGATGACGAAAATAAAAAAGAAATTTGTTCTATAAAAGTAAAAGGAAAAATAAACGATATCGAAAAAATTGCAAAAGAATATAAATCTAAAAATATAAATATAGACGAAATAATAATTGCCATTCCCACATTGAAACAAAAAGAACTTGAAAAAATATTAAATTCAATATCAAGCGTGGGAATAAAACATAAAATAGTTCCTGGAATTTTTGAAATTATAAGAGGAAATTTTTCATTAAAAGATATTAGACGACTCGAACCTTCTGATTTGCTCGGAAGAGAAGAAATCGGTTTTGACGAAAAAGAAATATACGATTATTATAAAAACAAAGTCGTATTAGTTACAGGCGGAGGCGGTTCTATAGGAAGCGAACTTGTCAGACAATTAATAACTTTGCCCGTTAAAAAAGCAATCGCTCTTGAAATTTCCGAAAACGCGATTCATTCTTTGATAATGTCGATAAACTTGTCAGAAAATAAAGATAAATTTAAATATATAATTTCAAATGTTAGAGATTATATTAAAATCGACAAAACATTGAAAGAATACAACCCCGATATAATATTTCATGCGGCGGCTTATAAACATTTGCCATTTATGGAAGAATATCCCGAAGAAGCGATAAAGAATAATATACTCGCTACGGAAAATATAGCGACTTTATCTATAAAAAATAATATAAAAAATTTTGTATTCATATCAACCGATAAGGCAATTCGTCCAACTTCTTTAATGGGAGCGAGCAAAAGAATTTGCGAAAGGATGATAATATCTTTTTCGCATGAACAAAATAATACAATATTCAAAATAACGAGATTCGGAAATGTATTGGGAAGTAGCGGAAGCGTTATTCCTGTTTTTGAAAGTCAAATAAAAGAAGGAAAAGCGATAACCGTAACTCATCCCGAAATGGTTAGATTTTTTATGTCAATTAGAGAAGCGGCAAGATTGGTTATAAAAGCATGCGCTTTAAATAATGGAACAATATTTACTTTAGATATGGGAAAGCCTGTTAAAATACTTGACTTGGCTAAAAATATGCTGAAAGTTTACGGATTAAACGAAAATGATATTCCTATAGTTTTTACGGGAATAAGAGAAGGCGAAAAATTGTTTGAAGAGATTTTAACTGACGATGAAACTTTGATTCCGTCTCAATATAAAAAATTATTTATAGCAAAAGATACTGTTAAATGCTTGACTCCCGAAGAAAGAAAAATTATGATAGAAGAATTTGATTTTGCTTCTTTGTATGCTGATAAAGAAAAGATAAAAAATCTTATGCGAAAGTATATTGAAGAATACAGCGGATAA
- the jag gene encoding RNA-binding cell elongation regulator Jag/EloR, whose translation MLVKEFSGKSEKDAVNKALEELNLTEEQIRIEVVEKGKRNLFGIGEELPTVIRVYYEEISENLGEFKSIIADILKYMGINGEINAKEESGNKIYINISTEDSGVLIGKKGATLEALQFLISLIVSKNFNDGNERHVILDVDGYRERREETLKHMARQAAQQAKKTRRAVILEPMSPYERRIIHVELQKDQDVETKSDGEPPYRRVKVFSKNANFNNRRYNNNNNRNRNSYKPHYKNK comes from the coding sequence ATGTTAGTAAAAGAATTTAGCGGTAAGTCGGAAAAAGACGCCGTAAACAAAGCGCTTGAAGAGTTAAATCTTACGGAAGAACAAATTAGAATCGAGGTTGTCGAAAAAGGAAAGCGCAATCTATTTGGAATAGGCGAAGAATTGCCTACCGTAATAAGAGTTTATTATGAAGAAATATCTGAAAATCTTGGAGAGTTCAAATCTATTATAGCTGACATATTAAAATATATGGGAATCAACGGCGAGATAAACGCTAAAGAAGAAAGCGGAAATAAAATATATATAAATATCTCTACTGAAGATTCGGGAGTGCTTATAGGAAAAAAAGGCGCTACTTTAGAGGCTTTACAATTTTTAATTTCGTTAATTGTCTCTAAAAATTTTAATGACGGCAATGAAAGACATGTTATATTAGATGTGGACGGATACAGAGAAAGGCGAGAAGAAACCTTAAAACATATGGCGCGTCAAGCGGCTCAACAAGCTAAAAAAACAAGAAGAGCGGTTATATTAGAGCCTATGTCTCCTTATGAAAGAAGAATCATACATGTTGAATTGCAAAAAGACCAGGATGTTGAAACTAAAAGCGATGGAGAACCGCCATACAGAAGAGTAAAAGTTTTTTCTAAAAATGCCAACTTCAATAATAGAAGATATAATAACAATAATAATAGAAACAGAAACTCTTATAAACCGCATTACAAGAATAAATAA
- the yidD gene encoding membrane protein insertion efficiency factor YidD produces MLKKVILFLIFLYQKAISPYLKPSCRYIPSCSEYAKQSVMKYGAIKGSFLAMLRVIRCNPLAKKIYDPVP; encoded by the coding sequence ATGTTGAAAAAAGTAATTTTATTTTTAATTTTTTTATATCAAAAAGCGATATCGCCTTATTTAAAACCTTCATGCCGATATATTCCATCTTGTTCGGAGTATGCTAAACAATCGGTTATGAAATACGGAGCTATAAAGGGGAGTTTTCTGGCAATGTTGAGAGTAATAAGATGTAATCCTTTGGCAAAAAAGATATATGACCCCGTTCCGTAA